One part of the Peromyscus leucopus breed LL Stock chromosome 19, UCI_PerLeu_2.1, whole genome shotgun sequence genome encodes these proteins:
- the LOC114688407 gene encoding LOW QUALITY PROTEIN: interferon-inducible GTPase 1-like (The sequence of the model RefSeq protein was modified relative to this genomic sequence to represent the inferred CDS: inserted 1 base in 1 codon): MGQSSSYTSQNEDHGYLESSFTAYFKTIKTENKIVSQETINLIEFHLKKGNIYGANSVINATLKNIDDIPINIAVTGESGAGKSSFINAVRGVGHEDEGAAEVGIVETTMERTPYKHPKIITLTLWDMPGIGTIKFPPKDYLEKMKFQEYDFFIIVSATRFTKLELDLAKAIRFMGKNYYFVRTKVDIDLDNEKKSKPHTFDRKKVLQQIQSYCENTFRQNNMDAPQIFLISNNDLSSYDFPVLMDTLTTDIPNEKRHNLMFSLPNITETAIDRKHKSMQQLIWLEAFKAGILANVPVASILRXDVKKLKEKLIHYRNLFGVDDESLAFMAKDFQMPVGQLKKLIKSPDLLETKEEETLEGKLLKYLKTSLSANGGLLGLDLYFLKDFYLQFYFIDAITEDAKVLLQATCSNKLVQTQLTHSY, encoded by the exons ATGGGTCAGTCCTCCTCTTATACATCTCAAAATGAAGACCATGGATATTTGGAGTCGAGCTTCACTGCATATTTTAAGactattaaaacagaaaacaaaatagtttCTCAGGAAACCATCAATTTAATAGAATTTCATCtgaaaaagggaaacatttatgGGGCAAACTCTGTAATCAatgctacattaaaaaatattgatgaCATCCCAATAAACATTGCTGTGACAGGAGAGTCTGGAGCAGGGAAGTCCAGCTTCATCAATGCCGTGAGGGGGGTTGGACATGAAGATGAAGGTGCAGCTGAAGTTGGGATAGTAGAGACAACTATGGAAAGAACTCCATACAAACACCCCAAAATTATAACTTTGACTTTATGGGACATGCCTGGCATTGGAACTATAAAATTTCCACCAAAAGATTATCTGGAGAAAATGAAATTCCAAGAGTATGATTTCTTCATTATTGTTTCTGCCACACGTTTTACAAAACTTGAACTAGACCTTGCCAAAGCAATCAGATTCATGGGAAAGAATTATTACTTTGTGAGAACTAAGGTGGACATTGATTTAGACAATGAAAAGAAATCCAAACCACATACCTTTGACAGAAAAAAGGTGCTACAGCAAATTCAAAGCTACTGTGAGAATACGTTTAGGCAAAATAACATGGATGCACCGCagattttcttgatttctaacaACGATTTATCTAGCTATGATTTTCCAGTCCTGATGGACACATTGACAACGGATATTCCTAATGAAAAGCGccacaatttaatgttttccttgccTAATATTACTGAGACAGCCATTGACAGAAAGCACAAGTCTATGCAGCAATTAATCTGGTTGGAAGCCTTCAAGGCTGGAATTTTAGCTAATGTTCCTGTAGCGAGCATCCTCA ATGATGTGAAAAAGCTGAAGGAGAAGTTAATCCACTATCGAAACCTCTTTGGAGTGGATGATGAATCCCTGGCATTCATGGCTAAGGATTTCCAAATGCCTGTTGGACAGCTGAAAAAACTCATTAAATCTCCTGATTTATTagaaaccaaggaagaagaaacattAGAAGGAAagcttttgaaatatttgaagacatCTCTCTCGGCTAATGGTGGGCTCCTTGGTTTagatctttactttttaaaagacttttacttgcaattttatttcattgatgcAATTACTGAAGATGCCAAAGTTCTCCTTCAAGCGACATGCTCAAACAAACTAGTTCAAACTCAACTCACCCACAGCTACTGA